GCAGGACGAAGAACGCCGCGAGGAGCGTGTTGAACAGCGACGTGTTGTTCCGGTCGGCCAATGCCTGCAAGCGGCGCGCGAGCTCACCGTCGATCTCCATCCGGGGCGCCATTCCGCGGAACTTCCTCGACCCGGGCTCGATGCGGCGGGGGAGCTGGAGCACGGTCTCGGCGCCTTCCAGCTCCTGGCGCCAGAAGCGGCGCTGCGCCGCCGCGGCCTCGGTGCCGCACCACTCGCGTTGCCAGCGCGCGTAGTCGGAGTACTGCACGGGCAGGTCCGGGTGCCGCACCTGGCCGTGGCGCACGAAGTCGGTGTAACCGTCGATCAGGTCGCGGACGAAGACGAGGAACGACCAGCCGTCGTGCACGATGTGGTGCTCGACATGCACGAAGACGTGCTCGTCCGCGCCGAGCCTGAGCAGCAGCCAGCGGAACGGTCTGCCGTCGGCGAGCGAGAACGGTGTCTGGAGCATCTCGCGGACGGCCGCACCGACGAGGGCCTCCTGCCGGGCTTCGTCCTCGCCGCTGATGTCCCGTAGCGGAACCTCCACCTCCCAGGGTGGATCCACCTCACACCGCAGCTCCCCATCCATCTCGGGGAAGCGTGTGCGCAGCACGCCGTGGCGCCGGACGATGTCGGTGAGGCTGGCGTGAAGCGCCGTGATGTCCAGCTCGCCCGCCAGCCTGAGCACCGCTTGCGTGTGGTAGGCCCCCGCGTCCGGGTTGAGCTTGTGCATCAGCCACACCCGCTGCTGGGCGTACGACGGAGCGAGCTCCGCGCCGGGTTCAGCCACCCGCGGGCCCGACTCCGCGTCGTCGCGCCGGTCACCGAGCCGCGCCGCGATCTCGGCCACCGTGGGGGCCTGGAGAACGGCACTCAGCTCAAGGTGCGCCCCCAGCGCGCCGCGCACCCGGGCGACGAGCTGGGTGGCGAACAGGGAATGGCCCCCCAGCTCGAACAGGTTGTCGTGCACCCCCACCCGTTCCAGCCCGAGCAACTCCGCCGCGATTCCCGCCAGCGCCTCTTCCTCGGGAGTGCGAGGAGGCTGGTCGTCGATGCTGTCCGGCCGTTGTGGCCGGGGCAGGCTGGCGCGGTCGACCTTGCCGCTCGTGGTCAACGGCCACGCGTCGACCGGCACGAGCACATCCGGTACCAGATAGCCGGGCAGGTGATGGCGGAGCTCGGCGCGTACCGCGTCGGCCGACAGCTCCGCTCCGGCGACCGGTATCACGTAGCCCAGGAGACGCTCACCGCGCGCGTCGATGACGGCTACCGCGTCACGCACGTTCGGCAGCGCGAGCAGTGCGGCCTCGACCTGGTCCAGCTCGATGCGCGCGCCACGGACCTTGACCTGGTTGTCGCGCCGGCCGAGGAATTCGATCGTCCCGTTGGCCAGCTGTCTGCCGACATCGCCGCTGCGATACAGTCGGCTTCCCGGCACCGGGCTGAAGGGATCGGGAATGAACCGCTCGGCGGTGAGGCCGGGCTGCCCCAGATACCCTCGCCCGACACCGGCCCCACCGATGCAGATCTCCCCCGGCATCCCGTTGGGAACCGGCCGCAGGTGGTCGTCGAGCAGGACGGCGTGGGAGTGGGAGATGGGACGGCCGATGGGCACCCGCTCGCCGTTCTGGGCTCCCACGGTGTGCAGCGTGCTGGCCACCGTCACCTCCGTCGGGCCGTAGCCGTTGACGAAGCGGTGGAATGCCGCCCATTGCCGAGCGGTCTCCGGGAGGCACACGTCACCGATGCTCAGCACCACCTCGAGGTGGGTGAACCGGCCCGGGTTCAGCGTGCGCACGACAGCCGCGGGCAGCACCGCGTGGGTGATGTGGCGGGTGAGCAGCACGTCGGCCAGCGGCTCACCGGAGATCCGCGTGGCGTCGATGGTCTCCAGACGGCCGCCATGGGCCAGCGCCAGCAGGATGTCGAACAAGGCCCCGTCGAAGGCCGGGTGGGCGAACTGCAGCACCCGTGTGTCTGGCCCCAGCGCCCCCAGGGAGTCCCGCTGGGCGTGGATCAGATTGGCGACCCCCCGATGTTCGATCATGACCAGCTTGGGCTCACCGCTCGAGCCGGACGTGCAGATGATGTACGCCAGATCCTCCGGGGTGAGCGCCGCACCACCCGCCGCGTCCTCGCTCTCTGGCACGGTGCGGGGAGCACCGCCGAGGTCGAGGTAGGGCACGCCCGGGACGGCGCTGTCCGGCGACAGGTCCACCACCAGCGTCGCCCCCGCCTTGCGGATGACCTCCTCGCGCCAGGCCGCCGGGTGCGAGGGAGCCAGCGGGAGATAGGCCGCACCGACCCGCCAGATGGCGATCAGGGTCTCGACGAAGGCGGGTCCGCGGTCCATCACGACGGCGACCACATCCCCGCGCCCGATCCCCCGGGCTCGCATCATCCCGGCGAGGATGCGGCTGCGCTTGCGCAGCTGCGCATAGGTCACCGTGACGGCGGCGTCCGCGATCGCGACGCGGTTGGCATGCAGCCGTGACTGCTCCTCGAGCACGTCCAACACCGAACGCCACGGTCCGGGCTCCGCCCCGCTGTCTCGTACGCGTGCGGCCATCGGCGCACCGTCCACGCCCTCCGGGGGGGCGGTCCCGGCGGGCTCATCTCCTATCGCCCAGGTGCTCTTCAGCCGGAGACTGGACAGCAGTCGTTCGTACTCTGTTCCAGTGACCAGGGTGGACGGGGGCATGGGATTCATGGATTTGCCAGGGACTGTGGCAGGACGATGCGTTGGGTTCGTCACGAGGACGAGTGAGGACTGGCTACCGTCTGGCGGGGGCGGCGAGCTACCTCGGAAGAGGCATGACGCGTCCCGCGGATTGCGGTCTGCTCGTTGGGTTTGACCGCCCTCACGGGGATGTGGGCCCGCCACATCCCGGGTAGGGTCGGGAGAGAACTGCGTATCGCGAGAGGAACGCGGAACGGATGATGGACGCGACGAGCCTTCGCTGGGAGCAGTCGTTGCGCGGTTGGGGCCCGCTGTGCCTCTGCGCGTTCCTGCTGTGTGGCGGGGTCGCTCCCGCGCAAACGAATGGCCGCGACCGCAGCATCGGCCAGTTCTATCACTCGCGCTGGACCATCAAGGACGGCGCACCGGGCCAGATCTCCGCGATCGCGCAGACCCGTGACGGTTTCCTCTGGATGGCCGCCGCGGCGACGCTCTACAGCTTCGACGGCGTCCGCTTCGAACGTTTCGAGCCGCCCAGCGGTGACCCCGTCACCAGCATCCAGACGCTGGTGGCTTCACCCGATGGCGGGTTGTGGATCGGCTTCCAGCATGGCGGCGCGGCCTACCTGAAGGACGGGCAGCTCACCCGCTATGGCGAGGCACAGGGGCTGTCGCCGTACCAGCTGGCGTCATTCGCGTTCGACGCGGACGGAGCCGTCTGGACCGGCAGCAGGCAGGCCGGGCTCCTCCGCCTGCGGGACGGGCGCTGGCATCGCGTGGGCGCGGACTGGAACTTCCCGGGCACGCAGGCCACGGCGCTGTTCGTCGATCGCGACGGGACGTTGTGGGTCTCGGCGGCGGATACGCTCGTGTTCCTTCCGAGGGGGAGTCATTCGTTCCGCGATACCGGGGTGCGCGTGGGGTGGGTGGGGAGGATCGCGCAGGCACCCGATGGGGTGATCTGGATCGCCGAGCTGGATGGCAACGTGCGGCCCGTGGTGCGCGCGAATGGGGAGCCTCTCCCCGCGCCAGCGAGGATCGAGGTGCAGTCGGGTGGGATGGTGTTCGACCGCGAAGGCAGCCTGTGGCTCAGCACGCTCGGCGATGGCATGCGCCGTGTGCCCCATGCCGAACGTCTGGGTGACCGGCGCATCGGACGGTTCGATCCGGCCGCGGAGATCTTCACCGAGAAGGATGGCCTCAGCGCGGACTATGTCTGGCCGCTGATCCAGGACCGGGAAGGGAACATCTGGGTTGGCACCAGCGGGGGGCTCGACTGCTTCCGCCACAGCTCCCTGGTGCTGGCGGAGTTTCCGCGCGGCTCGCACGACTTCGCGCTGGCCGCGGGCGATGACGGGGCCCTCTGGGCGGGCAGCACCAACCGGCCCCTGATGCGGCTGCACGACAAGCAGGTCGAGTTCGCCGCGCTCGATGAGCCGATCCGCTGCGCGTATCGCGATCCGGACGGCATCGTGTGGTTCGGAACCTCGAATGGCATCTGGCGCATCGAGGACGGCCGTCCCGTGCTCGTCGCCACGGTTCCCGTCGAAGCGAACACCCTGCAGGTCCAGGCGATGACGAAGGACGCGGCCGGTGGGTTGTGGGTCGCCATGTCGATGGGCGGGCTGCTGCGCTGGAAGGACGGCGCGTGGACGCGCATGGACGAACAGCTCGGGATGGCCGCGCGGACGCGCATCCTTTCCGCGACGACTGACGCGTGGGGCGGTGTCTGGCTGGGGTTCAATGACGCGGTCGCCAGGGTCGACCAGGGTCTCGTGCGCCGCTACGGCGCCGCGGACGGGCTCCACCTGGGAGTGGTGACCGCGCTGCGCGCCGGGCGGCGGTTGTGGGTGGGGGGGCAGTTCGGTCTCGTTCATTTCGACGGGCAGCGCTTCCACCCCTTCGGCGTGGCCAGCGGCGAGCCCTTGCGCGGTGTCGCTGGCATCCTGGAGATGCCGGATGGTGGCCTGTGGATCCACGCGGTGCCGGGCATCTTCCACTTCAGCGCGGAGGAGGTGGCGCGCGTCGTCGCCGATCCGAGCCAGCTCGCGCGCGGCGAG
This is a stretch of genomic DNA from Archangium violaceum. It encodes these proteins:
- a CDS encoding sensor histidine kinase; the protein is MMDATSLRWEQSLRGWGPLCLCAFLLCGGVAPAQTNGRDRSIGQFYHSRWTIKDGAPGQISAIAQTRDGFLWMAAAATLYSFDGVRFERFEPPSGDPVTSIQTLVASPDGGLWIGFQHGGAAYLKDGQLTRYGEAQGLSPYQLASFAFDADGAVWTGSRQAGLLRLRDGRWHRVGADWNFPGTQATALFVDRDGTLWVSAADTLVFLPRGSHSFRDTGVRVGWVGRIAQAPDGVIWIAELDGNVRPVVRANGEPLPAPARIEVQSGGMVFDREGSLWLSTLGDGMRRVPHAERLGDRRIGRFDPAAEIFTEKDGLSADYVWPLIQDREGNIWVGTSGGLDCFRHSSLVLAEFPRGSHDFALAAGDDGALWAGSTNRPLMRLHDKQVEFAALDEPIRCAYRDPDGIVWFGTSNGIWRIEDGRPVLVATVPVEANTLQVQAMTKDAAGGLWVAMSMGGLLRWKDGAWTRMDEQLGMAARTRILSATTDAWGGVWLGFNDAVARVDQGLVRRYGAADGLHLGVVTALRAGRRLWVGGQFGLVHFDGQRFHPFGVASGEPLRGVAGILEMPDGGLWIHAVPGIFHFSAEEVARVVADPSQLARGERFDFLDGLPARPTLLRPLPTAVQGTDGRLWFATSNGVVWIDPTRIFRNPLPPPVHIRAVRVDGRLLAPGPSLTVPARTMNIEIDYTALSFAVPERVRFRYRLEGVDEAWQDVGTRREAYYMHLEPGRYRFRVIAANNDGVWNETGATLELILPPAFFQTWWFRALCIASALAGLWMLFLLRLRQVRARMRALLEERHRERERIARELHDTLLQGIQGLILRFQSVAELLPADAPVRVAMEKALDRAEAVLGEGRDRVKGLRAASESTGELSQALAGVGEDLELNPPEGFHVVVEGQPASLDPLVRDEILRIGREALVNAWQHANARRIEVELTYDYGELRLRVRDDGCGIDEEVLQAGGRHGHWGLSGMRERARKIGARLDIWCRSESGTEVELRVPAAVVYRGDPKRTWRNRLRCIVGGGR
- a CDS encoding non-ribosomal peptide synthetase encodes the protein MPPSTLVTGTEYERLLSSLRLKSTWAIGDEPAGTAPPEGVDGAPMAARVRDSGAEPGPWRSVLDVLEEQSRLHANRVAIADAAVTVTYAQLRKRSRILAGMMRARGIGRGDVVAVVMDRGPAFVETLIAIWRVGAAYLPLAPSHPAAWREEVIRKAGATLVVDLSPDSAVPGVPYLDLGGAPRTVPESEDAAGGAALTPEDLAYIICTSGSSGEPKLVMIEHRGVANLIHAQRDSLGALGPDTRVLQFAHPAFDGALFDILLALAHGGRLETIDATRISGEPLADVLLTRHITHAVLPAAVVRTLNPGRFTHLEVVLSIGDVCLPETARQWAAFHRFVNGYGPTEVTVASTLHTVGAQNGERVPIGRPISHSHAVLLDDHLRPVPNGMPGEICIGGAGVGRGYLGQPGLTAERFIPDPFSPVPGSRLYRSGDVGRQLANGTIEFLGRRDNQVKVRGARIELDQVEAALLALPNVRDAVAVIDARGERLLGYVIPVAGAELSADAVRAELRHHLPGYLVPDVLVPVDAWPLTTSGKVDRASLPRPQRPDSIDDQPPRTPEEEALAGIAAELLGLERVGVHDNLFELGGHSLFATQLVARVRGALGAHLELSAVLQAPTVAEIAARLGDRRDDAESGPRVAEPGAELAPSYAQQRVWLMHKLNPDAGAYHTQAVLRLAGELDITALHASLTDIVRRHGVLRTRFPEMDGELRCEVDPPWEVEVPLRDISGEDEARQEALVGAAVREMLQTPFSLADGRPFRWLLLRLGADEHVFVHVEHHIVHDGWSFLVFVRDLIDGYTDFVRHGQVRHPDLPVQYSDYARWQREWCGTEAAAAQRRFWRQELEGAETVLQLPRRIEPGSRKFRGMAPRMEIDGELARRLQALADRNNTSLFNTLLAAFFVLLHRYTGSRDILVGSAVANRRWQATENLLGMFVNNVVMRGRLHGDPSFEELLARVRRTSLAAYDHQELPYEMIFAESPARHHGGFNPLIQAMFSFHDSTPGALGASPLEVSIVEGLSNGSAKFELSVVAVPRYAEPGHISRLAGDIVHIPRSDEPLRPSPRSSLRGILLAWEFDSDLFEEFFITGMLSAYQRLLHAITSAPDTPVSRLALLDDAERRALVSSGPRVDAPSGWLPGFVDHWAERTPDAPAVTSGPSPMSYRELTHLAGRLARHLRGMGIDRGDVVAVCAPHSAELVVAQLGILKSGAAYLPMDPHHPPSHLERLVQDSGARAVVTTAELAHRVTGIPVVLVDDVPDAPELPLPSGAPTDLAYVIYTSGSTGRPKGVQIEHRSVVARLYGTDIVDLGPGKTMLAMVSPTFDVSVLELWGPLLKGAAIHFLPPGWDLHGLARCLTRSAVTHCMLTPAVFHPLVAEIPEAFDHLERILVGGDVVSPDAFRALRRRGVTRVTNAYGPTEATIVVSGQRLEDWHDVEGASVPIGRALSNSQLVVLDEHLQVVPPGVVGEICIGGAVVGRGYLGMPELTSERFVANPFGSSPDERLYRTGDLGRWHPGGVIEFLGRRDEQVKIRGFRVELGEVRTALAAHPGVTDAVALVDRTGSEPRLIGYVLAAPGSAVSGQAVREDVARRLPGHLVPGVVVVLDAWPLTTHGKLDRARLPGPRGNADAPFTAPRNETESQIAALAAELLKVDRVGVHDNLFELGMHSLLALRLASRVSRATGREVGLATILAGPTVAKLANALTTLPPARPTIERRPRA